The Magnolia sinica isolate HGM2019 chromosome 3, MsV1, whole genome shotgun sequence genome includes the window CCTCgaaaggggaaacggattggctactccccctgccaccagccccggggTTGGTTgccggtgctctgtaggccccaaaatgatgtatgtgtttcatccattccgttcatccatttttaaagatcattttaggcttgagggatataaatctcagtggaccacatcacatgaaaacaatagagattggatatccaccatttaaatcctcctaaggcctactgtactgtttatttgacatccaatatgttgattaggtcataaagtcccagatgaagggaaaaaaacaaatatcagcttcatccaaaacttatatggcccccaaaaggttctTAATGGTTGAAACtcattaaacactatttcctgtaatgtggtccacttgagatttggatatactcatttttggtctcaaaccataaaataatctggaaaaatagatggacggaatggatgaaacacatgcatcatggtggggctcacagagcaccgaccatcagccattggctggtgtcgggggagtagccaattatcactgtaaacgccaccttttatccagcgtcttttatgaatagtgcaaaacttaccttcccaacttagaccttgtacgtacggacagagcatttgaggacgaaaatacccctgtctGTAGGTGTAATGGTgcgaaaagcaggggtattttcgtcctgaaattctcTGTCCGTACTttcaaggtctaagttgggaaagTAAGTTTTGCACTCTttataaaagacgctggataaaaggtagcgttcacagtggtaattttctcgaAAGGTGACATCTGCATGGAACCACATGATCAACATCATGGATCTCATACATGGGCCATGCGCCTGTGTACGGCACCTGAAGATGGGAAGCTTCTAGAAAACATACCTCTGTCAACCTGCCACGTGCACCAAAACTTGCCGTAGGATTTGGCCAGATTTTGTAGCTCTGGTTTCTGTATCATCTCTGGCACCCCAGGATTCACCCACAGACCGGctttgatctggaccgtcaaaaTTCATAACAATAAAGTCCCTTCTATTAAAAAAAGAGTATCGTAATTTTTTttatgtaagtggggcccacctcataagCATGGGAATGCCACAGCTTCTGTTCTTCAGCTGGCAGGGCTTCAAAGATACGATCCGACACGATGTACTCCATACCTGCTTATCCCATACAACTTTCACTTATTCCCGAATTACCCACCAATCCCAACGAAGAAAGGGCCCGAATCGTCTACAACTCATGTTTTACACAACGCCTAAAACAAGcaagctttgtgggacccaccatttgtatatgtaaaatccattccgtccatcagattcTATTCTCGATTTTATGCTTTGGAAAAAAGATCATCCAGATGCAcagatatggtgggccacatcacaagaaattccCACCCACAGGATTTTGTATGGAGACCACTTGGTGtcttatctttcatcaaacccgttaatcaggtgcaATTCACCAGCATGAAATGAAtatagaaattttggatttttccCATTGGTGAGACCCAAATGAGTCTTCTATTGGCTGATATTTTTGCACGTACGGTTCGATTAAGGATTATAatcagatgaacggattggatctacatgtaaaatggtgggccacactgatctTGGGTGCTTTCTATACGGGTGCAAGAAGAGAGAACTGGTACCGATAAGTCGAGCGGAGGAATCGTCGGAGTCGTAGACAGCGCACTGGAGGAAATCCTGGTTGACACGTGTGATGTAGTGGTGAGTCTGGATCTGGCGATTCATGTCGTGGCTGTAGATGGCGAAGGTGCACACGTGCTGCTGCATCCGCTTAATAGGTTTCATGGACTGGAGCATCTGGGCTCCTTTGTCCACCAGCTGTGACCCCATTGTCATTGGCTTTCCTGGAAGTGGTGCATCTCCACCAGGCATTACTCCTGCAGACTCATCGCTCGaagccattctctctctctctctctctctctctctctccttgtgagATTCGTGCATGGATGCTTGCATGTATATCTACAGCTTTTTCTATGAAAGAGGATGGACACGAGACACACAAGCTGACATGTGTCCTCTTCATGGACACGTGACAACGCGCAAAATGCACGGCTGCATGCTAGATTCCGAGAGGAGTCGTGAGCTGGGATACGTGTCGGAGACGGTACACGTATCAAAGATCAGGGCCACTCATCCGGCAGGGAAAACTGTGAAGGTAACGAGGATTGAAACTAGTGTTGGTCCACTAATCCGGAGGGCGGTAAGAAAATCTAACGGTGAAAGTCACACACACGTATGGCTATTTTAGAGCTTTTGCTGCCTGTTTTGGTTGCATGGCATGTGTGCAGTCTGCCGTAAGTGGCCCAG containing:
- the LOC131240929 gene encoding oil body-associated protein 2B-like, translated to MASSDESAGVMPGGDAPLPGKPMTMGSQLVDKGAQMLQSMKPIKRMQQHVCTFAIYSHDMNRQIQTHHYITRVNQDFLQCAVYDSDDSSARLIGMEYIVSDRIFEALPAEEQKLWHSHAYEIKAGLWVNPGVPEMIQKPELQNLAKSYGKFWCTWQVDRGDRLPLGAAALMMSPQGVNLGMVKPELLKSRDDKYKISSDELKKSRVEIEEPEWINPNADHWKQTGKGFAIDIIPTVMKTRAHFP